In the Sus scrofa isolate TJ Tabasco breed Duroc chromosome 7, Sscrofa11.1, whole genome shotgun sequence genome, one interval contains:
- the SLA-DOA gene encoding SLA class II histocompatibility antigen, DO alpha chain precursor (The RefSeq protein has 1 substitution compared to this genomic sequence) yields MVLHGGLVLGLHILMTLLSPQKAGAIKADHMGSYGPAFYQSYDGSGQFTYDFDGEQLFSVDLKKREAVWRLPEFSNFADFDPQNGLRGIALIRAHLDVLVERSNHTRATNVPPRVTVLPKSPVALGQPNVLICIVDNIFPPVINITWLHNGQTVTEGVTQTSFYAQPDHSFRKFHYLTFVPSAGDFYDCKVEHWGLDEPLFTHWEPQVTMPLPDTTETLVCALGLALGLVGFLVGVTLIITGRRRSSSPR; encoded by the exons ATGGTCCTCCATGGGGGGCTGGTCCTGGGACTCCACATCTTGATGACCCTCCTGAGTCCCCAGAAAGCTGGGGCCATCAAGG CTGACCACATGGGCTCCTATGGACCAGCCTTCTACCAGTCCTATGACGGCTCGGGTCAGTTCACCTACGATTTCGATGGGGAGCAGCTCTTCTCCGTGGACCTGAAGAAGAGGGAGGCTGTGTGGCGTCTGCCTGAATTCAGCAACTTCGCCGACTTTGACCCGCAGAATGGGCTGAGAGGCATTGCACTGATCAGAGCCCATCTGGATGTCTTGGTGGAGCGCTCCAACCATACCAGAGCCACCAATG TGCCTCCAAGGGTGACCATCCTCCCCAAGTCCCCTGTGGCGCTGGGCCAGCCCAACGTCCTCATCTGCATCGTGGACAACATCTTCCCCCCTGTCATCAATATCACTTGGCTGCACAACGGCCAGACGGTCACCGAGGGGGTGACCCAGACCAGCTTCTATGCCCAGCCCGACCACTCGTTCCGGAAGTTCCACTACCTGACCTTCGTGCCCTCGGCAGGCGACTTCTATGACTGCAAAGTGGAGCACTGGGGCCTGGACGAGCCGCTCTTTACGCACTGGG AGCCCCAGGTGACTATGCCGCTGCCAGACACCACAGAGACCCTGGTCTGTGCCCTCGGCCTGGCGCTTGGCCTGGTGGGCTTCCTCGTGGGCGTCACCCTTATCATCACAGGCAGACGCCGGTCCAGCTCCCCCAG GTAA